The stretch of DNA AGTTCAACCAAACGGACTCTGGTCTAGAGCTGGGCAACGAGTACCGAGTGACCGTCACCGGGCCCGCGACGGTCGACGGCGCGTCGATCGAAGACAGTTCTGGGTTCCTTGGCGGCGTGATCGGCGGCGGCGGCGGGCTCGAAGGCAACGGGATGCTCGTCGGCCTCGCGGTGATCGGCCTCGCGGTGATCGGGGCGGCTGTGTATACGATGCGGGACTAACGAGGTGAAACCATGAATTTAGGAATTTTCGACAGTACGAACGCTGAGTTGTACAGGGACGCGACGATCGCTGCGGGGGTGCTCTAATGGCAGCCCAAAGCCCACAGCCCACCGAGTTAGACGCGGCCGGCTCGGGCATGACCCGGCGCGGGCTGTTCAAGCGCGCGGCGATCGCGGGCGGAACGATGGTCGCGGCTCCGGCGGCCGTCGACCAGTTCGCTCCGCGATACTCGCCGATCGGGCGTGCTGCTGCGTTCCCGCACCTGCTTGTCGGAGTTGCTGCGCTGGCTGCTGCAAGCTACATCGCAGGTCGCTACGACGGTTCGGACATCGAGGGCGTGCAAGGTGCGATGGAGTTCGAAGATCATCTCGAGATCTACAACGAGGCGCGAGAGATCCACGAAGTTAGCGATCCCGAACTGCTGGCATCGCTCAAACGCGATGCTCGGAATCTACAGGATGCCGTCCGGGAGGCGGCTATTATGACGATGTACGAGTCTGTCGCAACCGGTGCGAGTCGTTCGGAGGCTCGGGTTGCTGCGGAGGAGGCTGTTGCTGGTCGGTTCGCTGTGCCCCAGGAGTCAATCGCGACCCGTGTTAATTCCATCTCGGAGGGAATTATCCAGTCTGCGATCGATCTCGGAGTCCTGTATAGTGCGAACCCGTATACCGGTCGATCCGCCACCAATCCGGAGAATCACGGTGACTTGCGTGAACGGCAAGTGGAGTTGCATGATGGCTCTACGGTGCCTCTCATGTTCTTGAACAAGACTGGTGGGAATACTGACAACCAAATTGAGTGGGACCCGTTCAACACCCCCGGCACCAGCAACTACGAGGGCGGCAACTATGACTTCGTCGTCGTCGGGGTCGAGGAGCCTGACCCTGCCAACTACGACGGTGTCAACGCCGACGACTACGATCTTGATCACGTGGATGGTCGGCAGCCGATCGCGAACGCTGATGAGTACGCTGACGTGCTCGCTGAGATTCAGGACGGCTACAATGGTGTGATGAACGAGATCGATGCCCTGCTCGATACCCACTACGACGGAATCGCGGCGGGCGATCTCTCTGTGGCTGAAATGCTGTCTACCGATGCGATGCTGGACGTGGTTGCTGAGGCTGAGTCGTGGCAAGAGGCGGCGCTGTACTTCCGAGCGTTGGGTCTCTCTGAGGCAGTTGAGCCTGGCCGTGTTTCGTTCGACGTGTCGGAGGTTGAGACTCCCGACGGCGGCGGCAACGAGACCGACGGAAACACGACCGATAACAACAGCACTGACAACGCCACGGACCTGCCTGATGACGGTGTGGCGACCTACGACGGGAAGCTCGCATGGTCGATCTCCGATGAGGTTCAGGGCAGCGAGCTTCCTGTCGGGTCCCAGATCATCCCTGAGAGCTACCCCGGAGATTTCTACATGGCTCTGGAGTACGAGGATTCGGACGGCAATATGGTCGGAGAAGTCGTCCACTTGACAACGCCGTTCACGATTGAGGGCACTAACGGAGGTGGCAACGTGCTCCCGTTTGAGGCTCGCGACGTCGTCACTAGCGATACGGACCCCTCGGATGCTCAGGAGATTTTCCGCGAGAACCGCAAGAGCGAGCAACAAGCTCGTGAGCAGACGATCGAGGTAGTTATTGATGAGAGCGGAGGCGGCGGCCCGCTGTTCCCCGACGGATTCGGACTCGAGGGGGGCGGTCAGTGGCTCGGACTCAGTATCATCGGTGTCGTCGTGCTGGCCGTCGTCGGCATCGTAACCGACGCGATTCCGGGGATGGGGAACTGACCATGCGCCGGCTTTTCATCGTTGCCACGGTTGCAGCAGCGGCGCTCGCGATGGGCATGGGCGTTGGGCCAGTCGCCGCGCAGGATAGCAACGTGACCAACGAGACGGTCGCACAGGCCCCGGACGACTCGATGCAGACGATCGACAACGAGACGCGGGTGATCGATTGGAGTTACGCACCCGGTCGATTCTCTCTCGAGATCGAAGCCGACGAACCGACCACGATCTCGCTCACCGAGGCGGGGGCCTTCGAGGAGGGAACGACCAGCTTCAACTACGCCGAGAGGAAGCTCGAGCAGGGCACCCAGACGGTCACTTTCGTCGTCGCCGATCGGGACGGGGCCGCCGTCGCGATCTCGACTCGGAAGTCCCTCGAGCAGGGCACCGGTGCGATCGTCTCGACCGGGACGACCGAGTCGAACCCGTTCCGTCACTTCGGCGGTGAGACGGGACTGTTCTCCGGTGTCGTCATGACTGTCGGGTGTGCCGCGCTCGGAGCCTGGTACGTCGTTCGTTCCGAAGAAAACGGGGTGATCGAGGCGTGAGCGGTACGAGCGGGACGTTCGCGAACTGGAAGGACCGAATCACCTACGTCGTCGCTGAAGCGCAGTTACTCGTGTTCGCAGTGCTGTTCTCAGTCGGCGTAGCGATCCTCTGGATTCGGCCGTCGGTCCCCGGAATCCCGCCGATCGTCTTCGGTTGGTTCGCGGCGGCGATCCTCCTGGGACCGCCGCTGATCGCGATCTTCGTTACCGGTACTCGGAAGCTCCGAAACCGACGAATGGAGACCGTCTACCACATCAACGGCGTTGACGACACTCGTCGGAAACTCTACGTCGCTCCCGAAGTCTGGAAAGAGAAGACAGTCGAAGGACCGTCGCCGTACCACTGCAACGACGGCGACGCCTTCGAAGTCCGCGAGTTTACCTATCACGAGGACACCGACCAGCTCGTCGTTCGGGGATGCTATTTCAGTCAGCTTGCCGACTCCAAACTCGTCACGATCAAAGCCATGCTCGAGGACGTTCACGGCGACCTCGTCGACGCCTTTCTCGAGTACAACCGACTCCGCGGGCGGATCTCGAAAATGGGTCTCGAGATCCAGCGCGACGTGGTCAACGAGGAAGCCGAAGCTGACGAACGCGGGCTGATGAACCCGCGGACGGCGGTCAAGGATCGCTTCGAGGCGGCCAAGAGCAATGCCGAAGACAGCGATATCGACGAGATCAAAGATATCTCGCAGTACGTCGACGACTATACCGAACAGCACGGGCCGCGCACGCCCGTTTCAGCCGACGAACAGACAGCGGAGCCCGCAACAACCGACGGAGGAACGGACCGATGAGCGACGAGCAAGATAACTACACGGTCGGCGGCTTTCGCGAGTACCAGGATAATAACCACGAGCGCGATCCCGATGAAGTGCTCCCCCACTCGGGGTTCGTTCGGGACGAGCAGATCGATCGTCAGCTTTCCGTCCGAGCGATCCATCACGATCCCGATCGGTGGGACTCCAAGCCAGCAGCCGACTATCTCTCGGTCGGAAAGAATCGCGATATCCTCAAAGCGGAAGGTGGTCATACGGCCCGGAAGGCACTCGAAAACGGAGACACGGTCACACTGAAACACTACATCGGCGACCCGAGCCAGCAGGCCGACCTCGCCGGCATCAAGGCCGTCACCCGCCTCCAGGAGATCGTCGCCGGGCCCGCGCCTGTGATCGTCATCCTCGGAGAGATGGGTGCCGGGAAGTCGGACTTCGCCGGCCTCCTGGGCCAGCTCCGACAGCGGTGGGTCGACGGCGATCTCCTTGTCGGCTCGAATATCCGTACTCTGGATCGCAACGACGACTGGGTTCGCGACGATGGCACCGTCGAAGACGGTTGGATTCCGCACTATCCCCTCCTCGAGGAGTGGGTCGCCCAGGACGGCAACCCGGTTGAGAACCCCCAACGACCGAAACTCTTCGTCGGCGACGAGTTCAGTTCTGCGGGAGACGGTACTGGTGAGAATGGCCATCTCGTGCGGAAGCTGATGGGGCCGCTCGTGTTCAAGATCCGAAAGTACGGCGGCGCGCTGATCTACATCGGCCACGACGAGTCGTCGATTCATCCGATGCTCTGGCGCGTCGGCACCATCATCAAGAAACAGTCGAAGAAGCGGGCGGTCGTCGCCGATCGCATCTCCGGTGGGAAGCTCGTCGATGTTGATCCCCGACCGCTCGAGGGTATCCCACCGACCGACTGGTCGATGGCGACAGAGGAAGCGTCGGACTGGTCGTGGACTGCACCTGACGGTGAAGACGTCGACGAGGACGCCCTCGAGAAAGACGACGTGAAGCAGGTCGCGATGTGGACGATCAAAACCTGCGTCGACGAGGGAATGTCGCCCAATCAGGCATCGACCTACGTCCCGTTCAGCAACACGACCGTCTACAATTGGTTGGAGGATTACAACGACGGGGACCGCGAGAAGCGCGACTGGGTTGAAAGCGTCGAGCAGGTGATCGCATGACTGCGACGGGGTTCCAACCTTCCAACTTCCACCAACCCCCCTTTAGAACGGTTCGAAGCCCATGGCATGCGCCGCTCCCTGAGGGGAGCGACGCGACCGATGGGCGTGCGCCTCGAGGCCAGCGGAGGAGTATATATAACAGCGCGCGATGCGCGTGGGCCACGTGAACCGCTCGAAGCGAGCGAACCACTTCGGGACCGCCGTCGAGAAGCGGATGGCCGAAAAGCGACGGTTCGATCTCGAGCGGGCCAGTTGGCACGACGCTTGGTTCGGCAATGGAACGCCGGTCGAAATCAAGAGCACGATGCACGAACACGCAGACGGACAGCCCGGGAATTGGAAGGTCTACCGCGAGTACCACGAGAAACTCCGGCGTCACGACGGCTGGTATTGCTTCGTCGTCTATCGGCCACACGGCCGTTCGGGTTGTACAATTCTTCAGGACAAGATGGTCCGCTCGTGTGATCTT from Natrinema salaciae encodes:
- a CDS encoding P-loop NTPase family protein yields the protein MSDEQDNYTVGGFREYQDNNHERDPDEVLPHSGFVRDEQIDRQLSVRAIHHDPDRWDSKPAADYLSVGKNRDILKAEGGHTARKALENGDTVTLKHYIGDPSQQADLAGIKAVTRLQEIVAGPAPVIVILGEMGAGKSDFAGLLGQLRQRWVDGDLLVGSNIRTLDRNDDWVRDDGTVEDGWIPHYPLLEEWVAQDGNPVENPQRPKLFVGDEFSSAGDGTGENGHLVRKLMGPLVFKIRKYGGALIYIGHDESSIHPMLWRVGTIIKKQSKKRAVVADRISGGKLVDVDPRPLEGIPPTDWSMATEEASDWSWTAPDGEDVDEDALEKDDVKQVAMWTIKTCVDEGMSPNQASTYVPFSNTTVYNWLEDYNDGDREKRDWVESVEQVIA